Proteins from one Drosophila suzukii unplaced genomic scaffold, CBGP_Dsuzu_IsoJpt1.0 scf_13, whole genome shotgun sequence genomic window:
- the LOC139354688 gene encoding fibrous sheath CABYR-binding protein-like: MAALQEPRPGQGWSETRPTRAPRRALERTRGEDSAPEPTVSDDSDVEVIGDPAVEEREWRLRKAAAGGRIPRGTTDVGGEELPRSHSEAVCRATEESRKRFRDREPSDEEQQRSTEEEARRQARLRQDHEAAAARWHARLREAEEEERRLWEAQVEDAWEVPLTPRYAAEERSPRDEVEDEPRAPSPPRWLPEVPPTPRYEGEWLTDGDDGAPLATPPWRPARPPTPRYAEPRRPEEQTPSEESTAQPMPQPEEEDVHQARADEPSVVRTEVPAAHVSHSTRAFEAEGMRWRQQTVTWTWPEGPATGPTTEVPRIWEEGAPKVNPRDPRTRSRQDAWVPPTPSTGPPTPATTATTGEAESPEKGPWVWPEPAATQRAPLQRQSSTPGSTRPRPQFMRQVSAPEEGGWREVARSEWPAGIEEAPAVATARRKGGRRCVLVCDGGRRYRVRLGVAGIRVFAQ; encoded by the coding sequence ATGGCGGCCCTCCAGGAACCtcgcccggggcaaggatggtcggagACCCGGCCTACCCGAGCTCCGCGGCGGGCCCTGGAGCGGACTCGAGGCGAGGACTCCGCACCGGAACCCACGGTGAGCGACGACAGCGACGTGGAGGTGATCGGCGATCCCGCTGTCGAGGAGAGAGAGTGGCGACTCCGGAAGGCGGCGGCGGGCGGTCGCATACCGCGCGGGACGACGGACGTCGGAGGAGAGGAACTCCCGAGGAGCCACTCGGAGGCGGTCTGTCGGGCCACCGAGGAGTCTCGGAAGCGGTTCCGAGACCGGGAGCCGTCGGACGAGGAGCAGCAACGGTcgacggaggaggaggcgaGAAGACAGGCGCGGCTGCGGCAGGACCacgaggcggcggcggcgcgGTGGCATGCCCGCTTGCGAGAGGCGGAAGAAGAAGAGCGGCGGCTGTGGGAGGCACAGGTGGAGGACGCGTGGGAGGTGCCACTCACCCCCAGATACGCGGCCGAGGAACGCAGCCCGAGGGACGAGGTCGAGGACGAACCACGCGCGCCATCCCCTCCGCGGTGGTTACCCGAGGTGCCACCCACTCCCCGCTACGAGGGGGAGTGGCTCACGGACGGCGACGATGGAGCACCGTTGGCCACGCCGCCGTGGAGGCCGGCCCGGCCACCCACGCCGCGATACGCGGAGCCACGACGACCTGAGGAGCAGACACCGAGCGAGGAGTCGACCGCGCAGCCGATGCCGCAaccggaggaggaggacgtcCACCAGGCAAGGGCGGACGAGCCGTCGGTGGTGCGGACGGAGGTGCCGGCCGCgcacgtgagccacagcacaCGGGCGTTCGAGGCCGAGGGTATGCGGTGGCGGCAGCAGACGGTGACGTGGACGTGGCCCGAGGGGCCCGCGACAGGACCGACGACGGAGGTGCCCAGGATATGGGAGGAAGGGGCACCGAAGGTGAACCCTCGAGACCCCCGGACGAGGAGCCGACAGGATGCATGGGTCCCGCCGACACCAAGCACGGGCCCGCCAACACCGGCGACGACGGCAACGACGGGGGAGGCGGAGTCACCGGAGAAAGGACCATGGGTGTGGCCCGAGCCAGCGGCCACCCAAAGGGCTCCACTCCAACGACAAAGTTCGACGCCCGGATCAACGCGCCCGCGGCCGCAGTTCATGCGGCAGGTATCGGCGCCGGAGGAAGGCGGTTGGCGCGAGGTCGCCAGGAGCGAGTGGCCGGCGGGCATTGAGGAAGCACCCGCGGTCGCGACGGCACGGCGGAAGGGCGGCAGGCGGTGCGTCCTGGTCTGCGATGGCGGGAGGAGATACCGGGTGAGGCTCGGAGTCGCGGGCATCCGGGTTTTCgcacaataa